Proteins encoded within one genomic window of SAR324 cluster bacterium:
- a CDS encoding nitrilase-related carbon-nitrogen hydrolase yields the protein RRYLPGSELNLLPLSEGGSILAAICYEIGFESILKQALESRVRVVWNPVNDGWFTSSIAAWHRTLAQFSSVGIGLPLIRVSNSGYTAITDARGVLLQTGEWDQSVAKTVKVPVPEQAGPWLHIAEIVRWVLLGWVLLDVGLGLLLRRSQED from the coding sequence TCGTCGGTACCTACCCGGTAGTGAACTCAACTTGCTTCCGTTGTCAGAAGGAGGTTCCATCTTGGCAGCCATTTGCTATGAAATCGGATTTGAATCAATACTCAAGCAGGCCTTAGAATCTAGGGTTCGTGTTGTATGGAATCCCGTCAATGATGGCTGGTTTACGTCCTCGATAGCGGCTTGGCACAGAACTCTTGCTCAATTCAGCAGTGTAGGAATCGGGTTGCCACTAATTCGGGTAAGTAACTCTGGCTACACTGCGATAACTGATGCCAGGGGAGTTTTGCTGCAGACCGGAGAATGGGACCAATCAGTTGCCAAAACTGTAAAAGTTCCAGTCCCTGAGCAAGCGGGACCATGGCTACACATTGCCGAAATTGTTCGCTGGGTTCTGCTTGGCTGGGTACTACTTGACGTTGGACTAGGGTTACTCCTGAGACGCAGTCAAGAAGACTGA
- a CDS encoding aminotransferase class I/II-fold pyridoxal phosphate-dependent enzyme, whose product MNWKNNPVEKIKDWESELADNHQNFIKASLRLDLTRGKPAINQLALADGLDGILQGNYLASDGTDTRNYGGLKGLPEAQNLGAEWLGLPQEEVIVSGNSSLSLIYQVLHVGAHYGFGTTPWLQQSTPPEFLAIVPGYDRHFAICQKLGIRMVNVPMKADGPDMEMVETQVRRPQVKGLWCVPKYSNPTGNIYSAEVVDRIARLGNQAASDFRIMWDNAYAVHDHYEDAPELTNLMELCRLHGTQDSVILFGSTSKVTLAGAGISFLGGSKANIEHFLEQMVFWTIGPDKVNQLRHARLLPDLAATKKHMQQHAEITRPKFELVLKKLEESFKDQEMGSWISPGGGYFVSFDSLPGHAKQIVRLAGEAGVKMTPAGSTFPYGIDPEDKNIRLSPTFPPIEDLSKAMDVFVNCVQLATIRKHLGES is encoded by the coding sequence TTGAATTGGAAGAATAACCCTGTAGAGAAAATTAAAGACTGGGAGTCAGAATTAGCTGACAACCATCAAAATTTCATCAAAGCCAGCCTCAGATTGGATCTGACTCGTGGAAAACCTGCGATTAACCAGCTAGCTCTGGCAGATGGGCTTGATGGAATCTTGCAGGGTAACTACTTGGCCTCTGATGGGACCGATACCCGCAATTACGGAGGGCTAAAAGGTTTGCCCGAAGCACAAAATTTGGGTGCAGAATGGCTTGGCTTACCCCAAGAAGAAGTCATCGTGAGTGGCAATAGTTCCCTTTCGCTAATATACCAAGTGCTGCATGTTGGGGCTCACTACGGTTTTGGTACCACCCCTTGGCTGCAGCAATCCACCCCTCCAGAATTCTTGGCGATTGTCCCAGGATATGACCGACATTTTGCGATCTGTCAGAAGTTGGGAATCAGGATGGTGAACGTCCCAATGAAAGCGGACGGACCAGATATGGAGATGGTTGAAACCCAGGTGAGGCGCCCTCAAGTCAAAGGGCTATGGTGTGTTCCAAAATATTCGAATCCAACCGGGAATATCTACAGCGCCGAAGTTGTAGACCGAATCGCACGCTTAGGGAATCAGGCAGCGTCAGATTTTCGGATCATGTGGGACAACGCTTACGCAGTACATGATCATTATGAAGATGCCCCCGAGCTAACAAACCTAATGGAGCTTTGTCGACTTCATGGCACACAGGACAGTGTCATTCTATTCGGTTCTACTTCAAAAGTCACTTTGGCTGGTGCAGGGATTTCTTTTCTTGGTGGATCGAAAGCCAACATTGAACATTTCCTCGAACAGATGGTCTTTTGGACGATCGGACCTGACAAGGTGAATCAATTGCGACATGCTCGGTTGTTACCAGACCTTGCTGCAACCAAGAAGCACATGCAGCAGCACGCTGAAATTACACGACCCAAGTTTGAATTAGTCCTAAAAAAACTAGAAGAATCTTTTAAAGATCAGGAGATGGGTAGCTGGATCAGCCCGGGAGGAGGTTATTTTGTTTCCTTTGACTCGCTCCCAGGCCATGCTAAGCAAATTGTCAGACTTGCGGGTGAGGCTGGAGTAAAAATGACCCCAGCCGGCTCGACTTTTCCGTATGGGATCGATCCTGAAGATAAAAACATCCGACTTTCACCGACATTTCCGCCAATTGAGGATCTATCGAAGGCGATGGATGTCTTTGTTAACTGTGTTCAGTTGGCAACCATTAGAAAGCACCTCGGAGAGTCATAG
- a CDS encoding aldo/keto reductase: GLAMGRIDVMESILWDWPFDALMNHNRWNIINKSADRVFTKAHERGIAILNAAPYASGILAKGSSVMPRIAYQDATTESLEPVKAIEAICSRYQVPPGALALQFSTRDPRITSTVAGVTKPSRVQQTIDWANVELPDSLWAEIENLNFLMEDPEANREYKPG, translated from the coding sequence AGGGTTGGCGATGGGTAGAATAGATGTGATGGAATCTATTCTGTGGGACTGGCCCTTCGATGCACTGATGAATCACAACCGATGGAATATCATTAATAAATCGGCTGACAGGGTATTCACAAAAGCTCATGAAAGAGGCATTGCTATTCTGAATGCAGCGCCATATGCTTCAGGAATTCTTGCTAAAGGTAGCTCTGTAATGCCGAGAATTGCCTACCAAGATGCTACAACAGAGTCTTTAGAACCGGTTAAGGCCATCGAGGCAATCTGCTCAAGATACCAAGTTCCACCAGGTGCCCTTGCTTTACAGTTTTCTACGAGAGATCCCAGAATAACTTCAACAGTTGCTGGTGTCACCAAGCCATCCAGAGTTCAGCAGACAATTGACTGGGCGAATGTTGAATTGCCAGATAGTCTGTGGGCAGAAATAGAGAATCTGAATTTCTTAATGGAAGATCCAGAGGCCAATCGAGAATATAAACCAGGTTGA